A DNA window from Candidatus Sulfidibacterium hydrothermale contains the following coding sequences:
- the gldF gene encoding gliding motility-associated ABC transporter permease subunit GldF: protein MGALYKKEILGFLGNLTGWIVIAVFLTVTGLFLWVLPGQMNVLENGYANLYGLFSLAPFVFLFLVPAVTMNSIAEEQRSGTIELLLVRPVSDSRIITAKFFAAFTLVVFALLPTLIYYFSVWQLGFPKGDIDSGGFWGSFIGLLFLGAAFTTTGIFASALSRNPVIAFLTAVVISAFMYMGFDFIAPFFGRNALFIQQLGISAHYASMSRGVIDTRDVIYFLSLDILFLYSSIYLLGRRKWK, encoded by the coding sequence GTAATTGCTGTTTTTTTAACAGTCACCGGTTTGTTTTTGTGGGTGCTTCCTGGCCAGATGAACGTACTGGAAAACGGTTATGCCAATTTATACGGACTCTTTTCTCTGGCCCCGTTTGTTTTTCTTTTTCTTGTACCGGCTGTTACCATGAACAGCATTGCTGAAGAACAGCGCAGTGGCACCATCGAGTTACTGTTGGTACGCCCTGTCAGTGACAGCCGGATTATCACAGCCAAATTTTTTGCGGCTTTCACACTGGTGGTTTTTGCGCTCCTCCCCACCCTGATTTATTACTTCTCGGTCTGGCAGCTGGGTTTTCCGAAAGGCGATATTGACTCCGGCGGATTTTGGGGCTCCTTCATCGGGTTGCTTTTTCTTGGAGCAGCTTTTACAACAACAGGAATTTTTGCTTCCGCACTTTCGCGCAATCCGGTTATCGCCTTTTTAACGGCAGTCGTCATCAGCGCTTTTATGTACATGGGATTTGATTTTATCGCTCCTTTTTTTGGCCGTAATGCGCTTTTTATCCAACAACTGGGAATCAGCGCACACTACGCCTCCATGAGCCGCGGTGTGATTGACACCCGCGATGTGATCTACTTCCTCAGCCTGGATATTCTTTTTCTTTACAGCAGCATTTATCTTTTGGGAAGGAGGAAATGGAAATGA